CTCCGACGCTGCAAAATAGCCTTCAGCAAGTTAAAGCGCCAGCGGATACGTTGGCAAGAACTTGCAACCTTTTTATTGTCACCAGCGAACAAGTTGGTGGCATTATTTTTATGCACACGATAGCTGATCAGTTTTTCAGGAACGGCCACTACCCCATTCTTTCGTTCGGCGAGAACCCCAAGCCACTGGTCATGCATAGGGAGATTTTTCGGGAAGGGCAACGCCTTTTCCAGCAGTTCACGACGGAAGGCCAAACAGCAACCGGTAAAAGTATTTCTAAGCCAGTTGGCAAAGACTCCTGGCTTGTAAGGGCGGGCTGTCCACATGGATTCGCCAATGAGTTTGCCATCGCCATTAATCACCTTGGAATCATGAACCGCAAGCAATGGGGCATTGGCTGCAAACGTTGCACCGTCAAAGCCCAAGGCTTCTAGCATCTTGTCAACTTTTTTAGGGAGCCAGACATCATCTTGATCCGCAAGGAAAATGACATCGCCGGAGGCAGCCTGCAGAGCACGTTCAAAATTATACACCGGCCCCAAATGATTTCCCTGAGGCAACACATTTACACGTAAATCACCTAAGTCGCGGATTACATCCAATGTATCGTCGGAAGAACCGTCGTCGGCGATAATGACTTCGGCACACTTTTCTCCAGCAACAGCCATAGGCAACTGAGAAAGAATGCTTTCCAGCTGTTCACGGACAAAACGTCCTCCATTATAAGTTGCCATACAAACGGAGATTTTCATACGAGCATTATGATTTACGTTTCATAAACGAAAGTAAGGTATTCAAACGTTTCGGCAAAAGCAATTTCAAACTTCTAGCCCAGAAGTATGTCGAGCAGGAAGCCAGTTCCGGCAAACGCTTCAAGGCTTCACCCTTATCGCAATTGGTAAGGGCGGAGAAGTAACGAGTTTTCATCAAGTTCCTTGCTTTTTTGTAAAGCAGATGGTCCTTATAGCAAGCCAATGTGTCCAAAATGTTCTTGTAAAGGAAGTTGACATTTTCCACGGTATTTGCTGCAGACAAATTGTTTCCGTGAATGCGGTAATGGCAGCAATCCGTTGCAATGACAGGCAGCGGAGAGCACTTATGCAAAAGGCGGAGCATCATGGGGAAATCTTCCTGACCGATGCTGTCGTCAAAACCGCCCATCTCCCTGAAGGACGTCAGATTCAGCATTTCGGAGCAGCCGTGAACTTCGCGAACACCAAGGAAAATTTGTTCAAATGTCACCTGGGGAATAGATTGCAGATAACGGGGATCAAAATTTTCCGACACATTTCCATCTGCGTCCATCTGCTTGATCTGTCCAAAGCAAGCGATATATTGCGGATGCTTTTCCAGATACGCGC
The DNA window shown above is from Fibrobacter sp. and carries:
- a CDS encoding glycosyltransferase family 2 protein, yielding MATYNGGRFVREQLESILSQLPMAVAGEKCAEVIIADDGSSDDTLDVIRDLGDLRVNVLPQGNHLGPVYNFERALQAASGDVIFLADQDDVWLPKKVDKMLEALGFDGATFAANAPLLAVHDSKVINGDGKLIGESMWTARPYKPGVFANWLRNTFTGCCLAFRRELLEKALPFPKNLPMHDQWLGVLAERKNGVVAVPEKLISYRVHKNNATNLFAGDNKKVASSCQRIRWRFNLLKAILQRRS
- a CDS encoding glycosyltransferase family 2 protein; its protein translation is MEYSITNQVVDPVVSVLLASYNHEKYVEAAVRSIMAQEGVKFELIVVDDGSKDSSPQILEALSKELNFTYRHRENKGVVATYNELLDMAQGKYFCTFASDDIMPPGRLAEQSAYLEKHPQYIACFGQIKQMDADGNVSENFDPRYLQSIPQVTFEQIFLGVREVHGCSEMLNLTSFREMGGFDDSIGQEDFPMMLRLLHKCSPLPVIATDCCHYRIHGNNLSAANTVENVNFLYKNILDTLACYKDHLLYKKARNLMKTRYFSALTNCDKGEALKRLPELASCSTYFWARSLKLLLPKRLNTLLSFMKRKS